From a region of the Phycisphaerae bacterium genome:
- a CDS encoding HypC/HybG/HupF family hydrogenase formation chaperone yields the protein MCLGVPGKIVEIYEKNGLKMAKVDFGGIFREACLDYVPEAQVGEYCVIHVGFAISLLSETEAMETLDLLRQIGSIEEELGPGTAA from the coding sequence ATGTGTTTAGGCGTACCTGGAAAGATCGTTGAAATTTACGAAAAGAATGGCTTGAAGATGGCAAAGGTGGATTTCGGCGGCATCTTCCGTGAAGCCTGCCTCGATTATGTGCCGGAGGCGCAGGTGGGGGAGTATTGCGTCATTCACGTGGGGTTCGCGATCAGCCTGTTGAGCGAGACCGAGGCGATGGAGACGCTCGACCTGTTGAGACAGATCGGCAGCATCGAAGAAGAGTTGGGACCCGGGAC